One genomic window of Octopus sinensis unplaced genomic scaffold, ASM634580v1 Contig18748_ERROPOS222794, whole genome shotgun sequence includes the following:
- the LOC115231656 gene encoding protein ZBED8-like has protein sequence MLGLKSRFITREKYKNPSVVRTHCILHHEALSPRALHTEMRNVLNMVIKVVNFVKGGALNGRLFKLFYKDVESEHEALLFHTNVRWPSKGNMLGRLYELREEVANVLDLQQKADLHGKFQSEGFQLSLAYLVDIFEALNALNLKLQGVNITFSHTITPLKLRSQTRSLEMSNSAGKYNQFLLFGFCSHSR, from the coding sequence ATGCTTGGTCTGAAGTCTAGATTCATTACTAGGGAGAAATACAAAAATCCATCTGTTGTACGTACACACTGCATACTTCATCATGAAGCTTTATCACCCAGAGCCTTACATACTGAAATGAGAAATGTCTTGAACATGGTTATCAAGGTTGTCAACTTTGTTAAAGGTGGAGCCTTAAACGGTCGTCTTTTCAAACTGTTCTATAAAGATGTGGAATCTGAACATGAAGCATTGCTTTTTCACACGAACGTACGATGGCCATCAAAGGGAAACATGCTTGGACGGCTTTATGAACTACGTGAAGAAGTAGCAAATGTTCTTGATTTGCAGCAGAAGGCAGATCTCCATGGCAAATTCCAGTCTGAAGGCTTTCAGCTATCTCTAGCTTACCTGGTGGACATCTTCGAAGCGTTGAATGCTCTCAACCTTAAACTACAAGGGGTAAATATTACATTCTCACACACCATAACACCACTCAAACTTCGTAGCCAAACTCGTTCTCTGGAAATGTCGAATTCAGCAGGGAAATACAACCAGTTTTTGTTATTTGGATTCTGCTCTCATTCACGGTAA